In one window of Tellurirhabdus rosea DNA:
- a CDS encoding polysaccharide deacetylase family protein: MDPRTHRILFTVDVEEFDTALDFDYSLSFPEQVAVSTRGLQLLAERMEDVQARATLFTTAVYAQHESALIRSLAGRHEIASHGYFHLHNKPGDVLASRQALEQITGTEVVGFRRAQMGAVNNDELREAGFLYDSSLHPTYLPGRYNHWDKPRTPFERDGIIQIPASVTPRLRIPLFWLSLKNFPFAIYKQLCRQTLLADGHLNIYVHPWEFTDLSSYDRIPLYIRRHSNERLLDRVTDLLRYLRQYGDFSTMREFAETFQPHHH, from the coding sequence ATGGACCCCCGTACTCACCGAATCTTATTTACAGTAGACGTTGAAGAGTTCGATACCGCACTTGATTTCGACTATTCCTTATCGTTTCCCGAACAGGTAGCCGTTTCCACCCGCGGTTTGCAGTTATTGGCCGAACGAATGGAGGACGTGCAGGCCCGGGCTACGCTGTTTACGACGGCGGTGTACGCCCAGCACGAATCCGCCCTGATCCGGTCGCTGGCCGGGCGGCACGAAATCGCTTCGCACGGCTATTTTCACCTCCACAACAAACCCGGCGACGTGCTGGCCTCCCGCCAGGCACTTGAGCAGATTACGGGTACGGAGGTGGTCGGGTTTCGGCGGGCGCAGATGGGCGCCGTGAATAACGACGAACTGCGCGAGGCCGGTTTTCTCTACGATTCGTCGCTCCATCCGACGTACCTGCCCGGCCGGTACAACCACTGGGACAAACCCCGGACTCCGTTCGAGCGGGATGGCATCATCCAGATTCCGGCTTCCGTGACGCCCCGGCTGCGAATTCCGCTGTTCTGGCTGAGTCTGAAGAACTTTCCGTTTGCCATTTATAAACAGCTCTGCCGACAGACCCTGCTGGCAGACGGCCACCTGAACATCTACGTACACCCCTGGGAGTTTACGGACCTGTCGAGCTACGACCGCATTCCGCTGTACATCCGCCGCCACTCCAACGAACGGCTGCTCGACCGCGTAACGGATCTGCTGCGCTATCTGCGTCAGTACGGTGACTTTAGCACCATGCGCGAATTTGCCGAAACCTTCCAGCCTCATCATCATTAA